The following coding sequences lie in one Mucilaginibacter sp. KACC 22773 genomic window:
- a CDS encoding DUF5687 family protein gives MVSTFIGHELKAFWRSKNTGKSIAIRVVMGLLILYLFLNVLVVGILLDKMLEGMFPDEDLVKAFCGIILIYFLFDLLMRLQLQELPTLRVQPYLHLPIKRNALVRYLALTAALSVFNLWPFVLFLPFVFKVVGPDSGALVSSAFVVAIAGLTVFNNYLALYIKRKSNLNGWVFLIAAAVLILIITCDFRWHLFSTRDISYAFFGHLITMPVLALLPFVLAVVMYYLNFHYLKQNLYLEELTAHKKVSYKSSTDIPFLSRFGRVGDLAANEIKLILRNKRPRSALIMGLFFMFYGLIFYTNKHYGENWYLFVGMFMTGIFIINYGQFMFSWQASHFDGILVSKINFTDFLKAKYLLFTLVSTVAFFLTTPYVYFGWTILLVHFVMYLWNIGVNTTIVLFFANRNAKRIDLSKGASFNWEGVGATQMLLSFPLILTPYIIYLPFALFKHANVGLAVLGAIGAIFILTRNFWIKKLEEDFVQKRYTIAEGFRNK, from the coding sequence ATGGTATCTACTTTTATCGGTCATGAATTAAAAGCTTTCTGGCGATCAAAAAATACGGGGAAAAGTATTGCCATCCGGGTGGTAATGGGGCTTTTAATCCTTTACCTGTTTTTGAACGTGCTTGTAGTGGGCATACTTTTAGATAAGATGCTGGAGGGCATGTTCCCGGATGAAGATCTTGTTAAAGCCTTCTGCGGTATCATTCTTATTTACTTCCTGTTTGATTTGCTCATGCGGCTGCAGTTGCAGGAGTTGCCAACTTTACGGGTGCAGCCTTATTTACACCTGCCGATAAAAAGGAACGCGCTGGTGCGCTACCTGGCCTTAACCGCGGCTTTGTCAGTTTTTAATTTATGGCCTTTTGTGCTGTTTTTACCTTTTGTATTTAAAGTAGTAGGCCCCGATTCGGGTGCATTGGTAAGCTCTGCCTTTGTTGTTGCTATTGCCGGGCTTACCGTGTTTAACAATTACCTTGCGCTGTACATCAAGCGGAAATCGAACCTTAACGGCTGGGTGTTTTTGATTGCTGCAGCCGTTTTAATATTGATAATTACCTGCGATTTCAGGTGGCATCTGTTCTCTACCAGGGATATCTCCTATGCCTTCTTCGGTCACCTGATTACCATGCCGGTACTGGCTTTGCTGCCTTTTGTGCTGGCCGTAGTGATGTATTATTTAAACTTCCACTATCTTAAACAAAATCTTTACCTGGAAGAACTAACCGCTCACAAAAAGGTATCATACAAAAGCAGTACCGATATTCCGTTCCTTTCGCGCTTTGGCCGGGTTGGGGATTTGGCTGCCAACGAAATAAAGCTTATCCTCCGCAACAAACGCCCACGGTCGGCCCTTATCATGGGCTTGTTTTTTATGTTTTACGGGCTCATTTTTTACACCAACAAACATTATGGCGAAAACTGGTACTTGTTTGTCGGCATGTTTATGACGGGTATTTTTATCATTAATTATGGCCAGTTTATGTTTAGCTGGCAGGCATCGCATTTTGATGGTATATTGGTGAGCAAAATTAACTTTACCGATTTTTTGAAGGCCAAGTATTTACTTTTTACCCTGGTATCAACCGTGGCTTTTTTTCTGACGACGCCGTACGTTTACTTCGGGTGGACTATATTACTGGTGCATTTTGTGATGTATTTGTGGAACATTGGTGTTAACACAACCATCGTATTGTTTTTTGCTAACCGTAACGCCAAGCGAATTGATTTGTCAAAAGGTGCCTCGTTTAACTGGGAAGGGGTTGGGGCAACCCAGATGTTGTTATCGTTCCCGCTCATTTTAACGCCCTATATTATTTATCTGCCCTTTGCGCTGTTTAAACACGCCAACGTGGGCCTGGCTGTGTTGGGTGCTATAGGCGCGATATTCATTTTAACCCGCAACTTCTGGATCAAAAAACTGGAAGAGGATTTTGTACAAAAAAGGTATACCATAGCCGAAGGCTTCAGAAATAAATAA
- a CDS encoding ABC transporter ATP-binding protein, giving the protein MIEIKNLKKIYNGVTVVDVPHLVISKGESVGLVGNNGAGKTTLFRMILDLIRPETGEVLSNGEVVAGHENWKNYTASYLDEGFLIDYLTPEEYLYFIGGLHQQSKATVDETLLKLSDFFNGEILKKGKYIRDLSKGNQCKVGVASCVLQNPQLLMLDEPFANIDPSTQFRLKNMLKELNKAQRITTIVSSHDLNHITDICDRILLMEKGVIIKDIATNSSTLKELEDYFGVGVAEDAAISVIDKIDEEENH; this is encoded by the coding sequence ATGATTGAAATAAAAAACCTGAAAAAAATATATAACGGTGTAACCGTAGTTGACGTGCCGCACCTGGTAATCAGCAAAGGCGAAAGTGTTGGCCTGGTAGGTAATAACGGCGCCGGCAAAACCACGCTGTTCCGGATGATACTGGATCTCATCCGGCCCGAAACCGGCGAAGTATTATCTAACGGGGAAGTTGTAGCCGGGCATGAAAACTGGAAAAACTACACCGCATCATATCTTGATGAAGGCTTCCTGATAGATTATCTTACCCCCGAGGAATACCTGTACTTTATAGGCGGTTTGCACCAGCAAAGCAAAGCCACTGTTGATGAAACCCTGCTAAAACTATCTGATTTTTTTAACGGCGAGATTCTCAAAAAAGGCAAGTACATCCGCGATTTATCCAAAGGCAACCAATGTAAAGTAGGTGTTGCATCCTGCGTGCTGCAAAACCCGCAATTACTTATGTTGGACGAACCTTTTGCCAATATAGACCCCAGCACACAATTCCGGCTAAAAAATATGCTGAAGGAGCTAAATAAGGCTCAACGTATAACCACTATCGTATCCAGCCATGATCTTAACCACATCACCGATATATGCGACCGCATCCTGCTGATGGAAAAAGGTGTGATTATTAAAGATATTGCCACCAACTCATCAACGTTAAAAGAACTGGAAGACTATTTTGGAGTTGGGGTGGCTGAAGATGCGGCAATTTCGGTTATCGATAAGATTGATGAGGAGGAGAATCATTAG
- a CDS encoding peroxiredoxin family protein, whose protein sequence is MKIKSIIVALSSALLVLTATAQTKLKTGIWRGALTTKSGNEIPFNFDVKDTAGKQQLAIINGAERFKVTDVDVATAGDSVFIHMPLFNSEFKLKLDGDKLTGNWIKHLASQDVLTPFAATPNTPWRFLKAPEKPAYNVGGRWSAIIGEGEGADTTVGEFKQVGAKLTGTFLTTTGDYRYLEGIVAGNKLFLSCFDGGHAYTFTATIQDDKTLTDGKFYAGYSGMQTWAAIKNGNAKLPDAYSLTALKPGFKKIDFAFKDLVGKTISLQDNRYKNKVVIVQILGSWCPNCMDETAYMVNYYKKYQPKGVEVVGLAYERSSDFAKSQKALLQVKNRFNVPYELLITGYTSDKAETSKSLPMLSKVVGFPTTIIIDKAGDVRKIHTGFSGPGTGEYYKEFINEFEKLTDDLLTEAPELVKGK, encoded by the coding sequence ATGAAAATAAAATCCATCATAGTAGCTTTATCATCTGCCCTGCTTGTGCTGACAGCAACGGCACAAACCAAACTTAAAACAGGTATATGGCGCGGGGCGCTAACAACCAAGTCGGGAAACGAAATTCCGTTCAATTTTGATGTTAAGGATACAGCGGGCAAACAACAGTTGGCTATTATTAACGGTGCCGAAAGGTTTAAGGTTACCGATGTTGATGTTGCTACAGCGGGCGATTCTGTTTTTATACATATGCCGCTTTTTAATTCAGAATTTAAACTGAAGCTGGATGGCGATAAGCTAACCGGTAACTGGATAAAGCACCTGGCGAGCCAGGATGTGTTAACGCCGTTTGCGGCTACACCCAATACTCCATGGCGTTTTTTGAAAGCGCCCGAAAAGCCGGCTTATAACGTAGGCGGCCGCTGGTCGGCCATTATTGGCGAGGGCGAAGGGGCCGATACTACCGTAGGCGAATTTAAGCAGGTTGGCGCCAAACTAACCGGAACGTTTTTAACCACCACCGGCGATTACCGCTACCTGGAAGGTATTGTGGCCGGCAATAAATTGTTCCTGTCTTGCTTTGATGGTGGCCATGCCTACACGTTTACAGCCACTATTCAGGATGATAAAACCCTTACAGATGGTAAATTTTACGCGGGCTACTCGGGTATGCAAACCTGGGCTGCTATAAAGAATGGTAATGCAAAACTCCCCGATGCATACTCATTAACCGCGCTGAAGCCAGGCTTTAAGAAAATAGATTTCGCTTTTAAAGACCTGGTAGGAAAAACAATTTCGTTGCAGGACAACCGATATAAAAACAAGGTGGTTATTGTACAGATATTAGGCTCATGGTGCCCCAACTGTATGGACGAGACCGCCTATATGGTTAACTACTACAAAAAATATCAGCCCAAAGGAGTGGAGGTTGTTGGTTTGGCCTATGAGCGCAGCAGCGATTTTGCCAAGTCGCAAAAGGCATTGCTACAGGTAAAAAATCGTTTTAATGTTCCTTACGAGTTATTAATAACCGGCTATACCAGCGATAAGGCCGAAACATCCAAAAGCCTACCCATGCTATCAAAAGTAGTGGGTTTCCCAACAACCATTATCATTGATAAAGCCGGCGATGTACGTAAAATCCACACAGGTTTTAGTGGCCCCGGTACAGGAGAGTATTATAAAGAGTTTATCAACGAGTTTGAAAAGCTGACTGACGATTTGCTGACGGAGGCCCCGGAACTCGTAAAGGGAAAGTAG
- a CDS encoding acyl-CoA dehydrogenase gives MQFEFTEEQLMIKQAARDFAQTELKPGVIERDEHQKFPAEQIKKLGKLGFLGMMVAPQYGGSGMDAISYVLAIEEISKVDASTAVVLSVNNSLVCNGIEKFGNEFQKEKYLVPLAKGEKIGAFCLSEPEAGSDATSQQTTAIDMGDYYLLNGTKNWITNGSTASTYLVMAQTNAAKRHNGINALIVEKGMEGFTIGPKENKMGVRGSDTHSIMFNDVKVPKENRIGDEGFGFKFAMKLLEGGRIGIAAQALGIASGAYELALQYSKQRKAFGKPLADLQGIQFKLADMATEIEAARLLCLRAAWLKDHNHPYAQASSMAKLFASDMAMRTTVEAVQIHGGYGFVKEYHVERMMRDAKITQIYEGTSEIQRIVISRGILK, from the coding sequence ATGCAATTTGAATTTACAGAAGAGCAACTGATGATTAAACAGGCAGCCCGTGACTTTGCCCAAACCGAATTAAAACCCGGCGTTATTGAACGGGACGAACACCAGAAATTTCCGGCCGAACAAATTAAAAAACTGGGCAAGCTTGGTTTTTTAGGAATGATGGTTGCCCCGCAATATGGCGGCAGCGGCATGGATGCCATATCATACGTGCTGGCAATTGAAGAGATCTCGAAAGTTGATGCTTCTACGGCGGTCGTCCTTTCGGTAAACAACTCGTTGGTTTGCAATGGGATCGAAAAATTTGGCAACGAGTTTCAGAAAGAAAAATATTTAGTCCCTTTGGCCAAAGGCGAAAAGATAGGTGCGTTTTGCTTATCTGAACCGGAGGCTGGCTCAGATGCTACATCGCAGCAAACTACCGCCATTGATATGGGCGACTACTATTTACTCAACGGCACCAAAAACTGGATAACTAACGGCAGTACCGCATCTACCTACCTGGTAATGGCGCAAACTAATGCCGCCAAACGGCACAATGGCATTAACGCGCTTATTGTTGAAAAAGGCATGGAGGGTTTTACCATAGGCCCCAAAGAAAATAAAATGGGAGTACGCGGTTCAGACACCCATTCTATCATGTTCAACGATGTTAAAGTACCTAAGGAAAACCGCATTGGCGACGAGGGCTTCGGATTTAAATTTGCCATGAAATTATTGGAGGGCGGCCGCATAGGTATAGCTGCGCAGGCGCTGGGAATAGCGTCTGGTGCTTACGAACTTGCTTTGCAATATTCAAAACAGCGCAAGGCCTTTGGCAAGCCCCTGGCCGACTTACAGGGCATTCAATTTAAACTTGCCGATATGGCTACCGAAATTGAAGCAGCCCGCCTGCTTTGCCTGAGGGCTGCCTGGTTAAAAGATCATAACCATCCGTACGCGCAAGCCAGTTCAATGGCCAAACTTTTTGCATCGGATATGGCCATGCGTACCACCGTTGAGGCTGTTCAAATTCATGGCGGATATGGCTTTGTAAAAGAGTACCATGTAGAGCGTATGATGCGCGATGCCAAGATAACCCAGATTTATGAAGGTACATCAGAAATTCAGCGAATTGTAATTTCGCGCGGAATATTGAAATAA
- a CDS encoding 4-hydroxy-3-methylbut-2-enyl diphosphate reductase — MGAYNLKVTIDQDSGFCFGVVYAIDMAEEILAEDGYLYCLGDIVHNDEEVERLKAQGLRIIEHAELKNLRNEKVLIRAHGEAPDTYRIALENNITLIDASCPVVLKLQNRIKTSYDSNEKILIFGKHGHAEVVGLQGQTNNEALVFQDIAELDNMELPQNITLYSQTTKSMEKFYHVKDELIARGYNLKANDTICRQVSNRDKDLPKFAARFDKIVFVSGKKSSNGKVLFEVCRKHNPNTYFISSADELVPSMFSPNDTVGIAGATSTPMWLMQQVKEAIESI; from the coding sequence ATGGGAGCATATAACTTAAAGGTTACTATTGATCAGGATTCGGGCTTTTGCTTCGGAGTAGTTTATGCCATTGATATGGCCGAAGAGATACTGGCCGAAGATGGCTACCTATACTGCCTTGGCGACATTGTACATAACGACGAAGAAGTTGAGCGCCTGAAAGCACAGGGCCTGCGTATTATTGAGCACGCCGAACTGAAAAACCTGCGTAACGAGAAAGTACTTATCCGCGCCCACGGGGAAGCCCCGGATACTTATCGCATCGCTTTGGAGAACAACATAACCCTGATAGATGCATCGTGCCCGGTGGTATTAAAGCTGCAAAACCGTATCAAAACATCATATGATTCGAACGAGAAGATCCTGATCTTTGGCAAGCACGGCCATGCCGAGGTTGTTGGCCTGCAGGGGCAAACTAACAATGAAGCCCTGGTTTTTCAGGATATTGCCGAACTGGACAATATGGAGTTACCGCAAAATATTACGTTGTACAGCCAGACCACCAAAAGCATGGAAAAGTTTTACCATGTAAAGGATGAGTTGATAGCCCGTGGATATAACCTTAAAGCCAATGATACCATTTGCCGCCAGGTATCAAACCGGGATAAGGATTTGCCAAAGTTTGCCGCCCGTTTTGATAAGATAGTTTTTGTATCGGGCAAAAAATCTTCAAACGGTAAAGTACTATTTGAAGTTTGCCGCAAGCATAATCCCAATACTTATTTCATTTCGTCGGCAGACGAATTAGTGCCATCTATGTTTTCTCCAAATGATACCGTGGGCATTGCCGGCGCTACATCAACCCCTATGTGGCTGATGCAACAAGTAAAAGAAGCTATTGAAAGTATTTAG
- a CDS encoding fatty acid desaturase — protein sequence MQKSPSNIGLLVALVVIGCWTTSAILLMQWHFSFTNPLVYILVLVQMHLYTGLFITAHDAMHGTISPNRGINNLIGYLCTFLYAAFWYPQLYAKHHLHHNHVHTNHDPDYHNGHFWNWYVRFIRNYLSIWQIVAMAILFNLLKIWIPQQNLLFFWVAPSLMSTLQLFYFGTYQPHKGEHDNIYFARSQKKNHVLAFFSCYFFGYHYEHHHSPGTPWWMMWKVKPGVKNQESR from the coding sequence ATGCAAAAAAGCCCATCCAATATTGGTTTGCTGGTTGCCCTGGTGGTAATAGGTTGCTGGACCACTTCCGCTATTTTATTAATGCAATGGCATTTTAGTTTTACTAATCCACTGGTTTACATCCTGGTACTGGTGCAAATGCATTTATATACCGGCTTGTTTATTACTGCGCACGATGCCATGCATGGCACCATATCACCCAATCGGGGCATCAACAACTTAATTGGCTACCTGTGCACTTTTTTATACGCGGCATTCTGGTACCCACAGTTGTATGCCAAGCATCACTTGCATCACAACCACGTACATACAAATCATGATCCTGATTACCACAATGGCCATTTCTGGAACTGGTATGTGAGGTTTATCCGCAACTATCTTTCTATATGGCAAATTGTGGCAATGGCAATATTATTCAACTTATTAAAAATTTGGATTCCCCAACAAAACCTGCTGTTTTTTTGGGTAGCGCCATCGTTGATGAGCACATTGCAGTTATTCTATTTTGGCACCTACCAACCCCACAAAGGCGAACATGATAATATATATTTTGCCCGAAGCCAAAAGAAAAACCACGTACTGGCCTTTTTTAGCTGCTATTTTTTTGGCTATCATTATGAGCATCATCACTCACCGGGAACGCCGTGGTGGATGATGTGGAAGGTAAAGCCAGGAGTTAAGAATCAAGAATCAAGATAG